One genomic window of Trichlorobacter lovleyi includes the following:
- the gspE gene encoding type II secretion system ATPase GspE has protein sequence MSPEHALDDLRTAAERLNLPFLERIDDQQANTSLLARLPLAFARSKLLLPLQEKEERLLLAVADPTDLLAQDEVAKLYNLPLSVLVVPPDELLAAVNRLYSRTAGSAREVVENLADEDLSVIATELAHPKDLLDLSDEAPVIRLLNAILFQAVKERASDIHIEPFERTLDVRFRVDGILHQVLEPPKVLQEALVSRVKIMAALNIAEKRLPQDGRFKVLVAGHEVDIRVSIIPTFFGERTVLRLLDRHKGILSLTDIGFSERDRDTMQRLISRSSGIILVTGPTGSGKTTTLYAAVSRLNRQEKNLITIEDPIEYQLSGVGQIQVNPKIDLTFANGLRSILRQDPDIIMVGEIRDAETAEIAMQASLTGHLVLSTLHTNDAATAVTRLMDMGIEPFMVASSLAGILAQRLVRTICPHCRESYRPEQPVEGLPELLYRGRGCDHCFGQGTLGRTGIYELLTIDSELCSMITRQAPAGEIKDYAISRGMRTLREDGLAKVAAGVTTLEEVLRVTQEEYVDLPV, from the coding sequence ATGAGCCCCGAGCACGCCCTGGACGATCTTAGGACCGCGGCTGAGCGTCTGAACCTGCCTTTTCTGGAGCGGATCGATGATCAGCAGGCCAACACCTCGTTACTGGCCAGACTCCCGCTTGCCTTTGCCCGCAGCAAGCTGTTGTTGCCGCTGCAGGAAAAGGAGGAGCGCCTGCTGCTTGCCGTGGCTGACCCCACGGACCTGCTGGCCCAGGATGAGGTGGCCAAGCTCTACAACCTGCCGCTCTCCGTGCTGGTGGTACCGCCCGATGAGCTGCTGGCAGCGGTCAATCGCCTCTACAGCCGCACAGCCGGATCAGCCCGCGAGGTGGTGGAGAATCTGGCCGATGAAGACCTCTCGGTCATTGCCACCGAACTGGCCCATCCCAAGGATCTGCTTGATCTCAGTGATGAGGCACCGGTCATCCGGCTCCTGAATGCGATCCTCTTCCAGGCGGTCAAGGAACGGGCCAGCGATATCCATATCGAACCGTTTGAACGGACCCTGGATGTCCGTTTCCGCGTTGACGGCATTCTGCATCAGGTTCTGGAACCGCCCAAGGTGCTGCAGGAGGCGCTGGTGTCGCGGGTCAAGATCATGGCCGCGCTGAATATCGCGGAAAAGCGCCTGCCTCAGGATGGCCGTTTCAAGGTGCTGGTGGCAGGCCACGAGGTGGATATCCGGGTCTCGATCATCCCGACCTTTTTCGGCGAACGGACTGTACTGCGTCTGCTTGACCGCCACAAGGGAATCCTGTCTCTGACCGACATCGGTTTTTCCGAGCGGGACCGCGATACCATGCAGCGTCTGATCAGCCGTTCCAGCGGCATCATCCTGGTAACCGGCCCCACCGGCAGCGGCAAGACCACCACCCTCTATGCCGCCGTCTCACGCCTGAACCGTCAGGAAAAAAACCTGATCACCATTGAAGACCCGATTGAATACCAGTTGTCCGGTGTCGGCCAGATACAGGTCAACCCGAAGATCGACCTGACCTTTGCCAACGGACTGCGTTCAATCCTGCGCCAGGACCCGGACATCATCATGGTGGGCGAGATCCGTGATGCCGAAACCGCCGAGATTGCCATGCAGGCCTCGCTGACCGGCCATCTGGTACTCTCGACCCTGCATACCAATGATGCTGCCACGGCCGTTACCAGATTGATGGATATGGGGATTGAGCCGTTTATGGTGGCCTCATCCCTGGCCGGCATCCTGGCACAACGTCTGGTACGGACCATCTGTCCCCACTGCCGCGAGTCCTACCGGCCGGAACAGCCGGTTGAGGGACTGCCGGAACTGCTCTACCGCGGACGGGGCTGTGACCACTGCTTCGGGCAGGGAACCCTGGGCAGAACCGGTATTTACGAACTGCTGACCATTGATTCCGAGCTGTGCAGCATGATCACCAGACAGGCCCCGGCCGGTGAGATCAAGGATTACGCCATTTCCCGCGGCATGCGAACACTGCGGGAGGATGGTCTTGCCAAGGTAGCCGCAGGGGTCACCACCCTGGAAGAGGTCCTGCGGGTAACCCAGGAAGAGTATGTCGACCTTCCAGTATAG
- the gspG gene encoding type II secretion system major pseudopilin GspG — MQRTTINNRRGFTLIEIMVVIVILALLAALVGPKIIGRSDDAKLADAKVQIRNLETALKLYKLDNGNYPTTEQGMQALLTKPTTGLIPKNYRQEGYLESKKLPTDPWGGDYIYLSPGEHGDYDLCSLGSDGVKGGEGKGADICNWNIQ, encoded by the coding sequence ATGCAGAGAACAACAATCAACAACCGGCGGGGTTTTACCCTGATAGAAATCATGGTCGTCATCGTCATCCTGGCGCTCCTGGCGGCGCTGGTCGGCCCCAAGATCATCGGCAGGTCTGACGATGCCAAGCTTGCCGACGCCAAGGTACAGATCCGTAATCTGGAAACCGCACTCAAGCTGTACAAACTGGATAACGGCAACTACCCCACCACGGAACAGGGGATGCAGGCGTTGTTGACCAAGCCGACCACCGGGCTGATTCCTAAAAACTACCGCCAGGAAGGCTATCTGGAGAGCAAAAAGCTGCCGACAGACCCCTGGGGCGGCGACTACATCTACCTCTCCCCCGGTGAGCATGGCGACTACGATCTTTGCAGCCTTGGCAGTGATGGTGTCAAGGGGGGCGAAGGTAAAGGTGCCGATATCTGCAACTGGAACATCCAGTAA
- the gspL gene encoding type II secretion system protein GspL — MIIHVIQLHESGFTIGRFRHAGRELVPLTGIQHQTENREELVSRLRDTLAAVTKGETRTILSVPPRLLNLRELQLPITERAKIQAVLPFELAGETAQDDATIVCDAVALAGGGQLAGWAAQGQIADLIDTLTEAGAEPEIVTVSCLNWNLLLPPDSAETVAICDSSAVAVCRQGQLLFCRTLTGNSDDLERTLATLELTRNLQVDRVLLLDPLLLPLAATSERTIEPFPLPDALKTPVSQDGLAPLALAAPFAAALAVCFGEPFNLRTGPLAWKQKNKRLLRTIRLPLILACVAAVLLLAEAGTRWYLLARDIASLNSSIGKIYRESFPKRKKAVDEAAELKAEIRRLEGNSLSPVILPFLRLLTEQKSAEINGFSEIDYDGTRFKVKGDGRTSAAISTLRQKLVTAGWQVEQPEITSRPDGTVLFQLKGTRGGTKP; from the coding sequence ATGATCATACATGTCATCCAACTGCATGAATCCGGCTTTACCATTGGCAGATTCCGTCATGCCGGCAGGGAGCTGGTGCCGCTTACCGGCATCCAGCACCAGACCGAGAACCGGGAAGAACTGGTCAGCAGGCTAAGGGACACCCTGGCTGCGGTTACCAAGGGAGAAACCAGGACCATCCTGTCCGTGCCCCCCCGCCTGCTGAATCTGCGCGAACTGCAGCTTCCCATTACAGAGCGTGCAAAAATCCAGGCTGTCCTGCCGTTTGAACTGGCAGGAGAAACCGCCCAGGATGATGCAACCATTGTCTGTGATGCGGTGGCACTGGCAGGGGGAGGCCAGTTGGCCGGCTGGGCAGCACAGGGGCAGATTGCGGATCTGATCGACACCCTGACTGAGGCAGGGGCTGAACCGGAGATCGTCACCGTCTCCTGTCTGAACTGGAATCTGCTGCTGCCGCCCGACTCCGCCGAGACCGTGGCAATCTGCGACAGCAGCGCCGTCGCCGTCTGCCGCCAGGGTCAGCTGCTGTTCTGCAGAACCTTGACCGGCAACAGCGACGACCTTGAGCGGACGCTTGCCACGCTGGAGCTGACCCGCAACCTGCAGGTAGACCGGGTCCTGCTGCTTGACCCGCTGTTGCTGCCCCTTGCCGCAACCTCAGAGCGTACTATCGAACCTTTTCCCCTGCCGGATGCATTGAAGACACCGGTATCGCAGGACGGGCTGGCCCCGCTGGCCCTGGCAGCCCCCTTTGCCGCAGCGTTGGCGGTCTGTTTCGGAGAGCCGTTTAATCTGCGCACCGGTCCCTTGGCCTGGAAGCAGAAAAACAAGCGTTTGCTGAGAACGATCCGTCTGCCGCTGATACTGGCCTGTGTCGCTGCCGTTCTGCTCCTTGCAGAGGCAGGTACCCGCTGGTATCTGCTTGCACGGGATATCGCATCACTGAACAGTTCCATCGGCAAGATCTACCGGGAGAGTTTCCCGAAACGGAAGAAGGCGGTGGACGAGGCAGCTGAGCTGAAGGCCGAAATACGCCGGCTTGAAGGCAACAGCCTCAGCCCGGTCATCTTGCCGTTCCTGCGTCTGCTGACTGAACAGAAGAGCGCCGAGATCAACGGATTCAGCGAAATCGACTATGACGGAACCCGTTTCAAGGTCAAAGGCGACGGCAGAACCAGTGCCGCCATCAGCACCTTGCGGCAAAAGCTGGTGACGGCCGGATGGCAGGTGGAACAGCCGGAGATCACCAGCCGCCCGGATGGGACGGTCCTCTTCCAGCTGAAAGGGACCCGCGGAGGAACAAAGCCATGA
- a CDS encoding general secretion pathway protein GspM, with product MTLFTKIMEQISALDAEIRRLVIIALSIVLLFFVCYGLLENHLATLERKLASRELTLKELMTLQQRYREISGEAQRLTNRLATVTTEDSPAAIIEQSGIVAKAGIQTKPLPKQEKNGSLEDSSEITLSGLSLNETVNLLHRLEYGTKPVAIRKALLRTRFSDPAKLDLTLTVGLLRPAPTERR from the coding sequence ATGACACTATTTACCAAAATCATGGAGCAGATATCGGCACTGGATGCGGAAATCAGGCGCCTGGTGATCATTGCCCTTTCCATTGTGCTGCTCTTTTTTGTCTGTTACGGCTTGCTGGAAAACCACCTGGCAACCCTGGAACGCAAACTGGCCTCCCGTGAGCTGACCTTAAAGGAGCTGATGACCCTGCAGCAGCGTTACCGGGAGATCTCCGGAGAAGCCCAGCGCCTGACAAACCGGTTGGCAACGGTGACCACGGAGGACAGTCCGGCAGCCATCATTGAACAGAGCGGCATTGTCGCCAAGGCAGGCATTCAGACCAAACCGCTGCCCAAGCAGGAGAAAAACGGTTCATTGGAAGACAGCTCCGAGATAACACTTTCAGGCCTGAGCCTGAATGAGACGGTCAACCTGCTGCACCGGCTGGAGTACGGCACGAAACCGGTTGCCATCCGTAAGGCACTTTTGCGAACCCGTTTCAGCGATCCGGCAAAGCTCGATCTCACCCTGACCGTAGGACTCTTGCGACCGGCACCGACAGAGCGTCGATGA
- the gspK gene encoding type II secretion system minor pseudopilin GspK translates to MNGTRGFALVIALVVTALVTALVVTFINEVYLETGTHHNAVAAQQGSLFAEGGITGALQLLTTTTSGQSYSSLNDVWAKPLVFDEERGSLRITIEEENGKLNLNLIALPNGQFNEEYKGIGQRLLTRLKLPSDLLESLADWIDSDDTPHPGGAESAWYQGRKLQYRPRNKPLETFEELNRIKGFTPELVEQLRPFTTVYGDQPGGTTAAPININTAPREVLLALDDGMSESLADQIIAYRLTTPFRTPAELVKIPGMQTIATTLQTRIVTKGSVYRILSEATVNDVTRTIEVVARINGGTSTIIYWREY, encoded by the coding sequence ATGAACGGCACGCGCGGGTTTGCACTGGTCATAGCCCTGGTGGTGACGGCGCTGGTTACCGCTCTCGTGGTGACCTTTATCAATGAGGTCTATCTTGAGACCGGTACGCACCACAATGCCGTTGCGGCCCAGCAGGGCAGCCTGTTTGCCGAAGGGGGCATTACCGGCGCGCTGCAGCTGCTTACGACAACCACGTCAGGCCAGTCATACAGCTCACTGAATGATGTCTGGGCGAAACCGCTTGTGTTCGACGAAGAACGGGGTTCTCTGCGGATCACGATTGAAGAGGAGAACGGCAAGCTCAACCTGAACCTGATCGCACTGCCGAACGGACAGTTCAATGAGGAGTACAAAGGTATCGGACAACGCTTGCTGACACGCCTCAAGCTGCCGTCCGATCTGCTGGAGAGTCTGGCAGACTGGATTGATTCCGACGACACACCCCATCCGGGTGGAGCCGAGTCGGCCTGGTATCAGGGGCGCAAACTGCAGTATCGCCCACGCAACAAACCGCTTGAGACCTTTGAAGAACTGAACCGGATCAAAGGCTTCACCCCGGAACTGGTTGAGCAGTTGCGGCCGTTTACCACCGTCTACGGGGATCAGCCCGGCGGTACCACCGCTGCTCCGATCAACATTAATACGGCACCACGGGAGGTCTTGCTGGCATTGGATGACGGGATGAGCGAGTCTCTGGCAGACCAGATCATTGCCTACCGGCTGACAACCCCCTTCAGGACTCCGGCTGAGCTGGTCAAGATTCCCGGTATGCAAACCATTGCCACTACCCTGCAAACCCGTATTGTGACCAAAGGTTCGGTCTACCGGATCCTCTCCGAGGCCACCGTCAACGACGTCACCCGCACCATTGAAGTCGTAGCCCGTATCAACGGCGGGACATCCACCATCATCTACTGGCGGGAGTATTGA
- a CDS encoding type II secretion system protein GspJ, which yields MPASNRRGFTLLELLIGLAIATLIIAAAYSTLFSLNRAHEAASQGMEQRRVLRSTLDMLRRELASLRYFPDDSRLRFVVEDKDYFGKPASTLTFSTLAAPTPAPVSDQVRVRYRIDTSQERLSLTKASRDLLLEGDDPKAYPLLDTLEGFLVECSDGSRWLRTWDTELTKSVPKLIRVTITLREAGQTVSYQATVKPRITSR from the coding sequence ATGCCCGCAAGTAACCGTCGCGGGTTTACCCTGCTCGAACTGCTGATTGGCCTTGCAATTGCGACACTGATTATCGCCGCAGCCTATTCAACGCTGTTCTCCCTTAACCGGGCCCATGAGGCCGCCTCCCAGGGCATGGAACAGCGCCGGGTTCTGCGCTCCACCCTGGATATGCTCCGCCGTGAACTCGCTTCATTGCGCTATTTCCCGGACGACAGCCGCCTGCGCTTTGTGGTGGAAGACAAGGACTATTTCGGCAAGCCTGCCTCAACCCTGACATTCAGCACCCTGGCTGCTCCGACTCCTGCACCGGTATCCGATCAGGTGCGTGTACGGTACCGCATCGATACCTCCCAGGAGCGGCTTAGCCTGACCAAGGCCAGCCGGGACCTGCTGTTGGAAGGGGACGACCCCAAGGCCTATCCCCTGCTTGATACGCTGGAGGGCTTTCTGGTGGAATGCTCGGATGGCAGCCGCTGGCTGAGGACCTGGGACACGGAACTGACCAAATCCGTGCCCAAATTGATCCGGGTTACCATCACGCTGCGCGAAGCTGGACAGACCGTATCGTACCAGGCCACGGTCAAGCCGAGGATTACGTCACGATGA
- a CDS encoding prepilin-type N-terminal cleavage/methylation domain-containing protein — MKSRASSGFTLLEVLVALALVAGVLTSSVVVFNRHLSLVVRDREETSAMLLCRAKLEEPDFLTSLKADGSFAPEHPDMTWKREELPSNYPGLRRFTLTVSWQQGRRNLTLVTYARK; from the coding sequence GTGAAGAGCCGGGCATCCAGCGGTTTTACCCTCCTTGAGGTGCTGGTGGCCCTGGCGCTGGTGGCCGGTGTCCTGACCAGCTCCGTTGTCGTCTTTAACCGGCACCTTTCACTGGTTGTGCGTGACCGGGAGGAAACCTCGGCCATGCTCTTGTGCCGGGCCAAACTAGAAGAACCGGATTTCCTCACGTCGCTCAAGGCCGACGGTTCTTTTGCCCCGGAACATCCTGACATGACCTGGAAGCGTGAGGAGTTGCCCTCAAACTACCCGGGGCTTCGCCGTTTTACGCTCACGGTCTCCTGGCAGCAGGGCCGCCGCAACCTGACCCTGGTGACCTATGCCCGCAAGTAA
- a CDS encoding prepilin-type N-terminal cleavage/methylation domain-containing protein, producing MNAGFTLLELIVVLLLVSLIAALIFPRLPSSQASDLRNSARQLAVLMRYLEERAVATKKTYYLRISLDDDRLSVSRKEPAVNDNQQDDDPFLKRQPLAKGIRVSDITTDQLGTINTGEALISYGPGGRSAPLLLHLVAPDGSYFTLQALPVSGSIKVASGYQETIQ from the coding sequence TTGAACGCAGGTTTTACCCTGCTGGAACTGATTGTGGTGCTGCTTCTGGTGTCGCTGATCGCAGCGCTGATATTTCCACGTCTGCCTTCAAGCCAGGCATCCGATCTGCGCAATTCAGCCCGCCAGCTGGCGGTTCTGATGCGCTATCTGGAAGAACGTGCCGTTGCAACCAAAAAGACCTACTATTTGCGTATCAGTCTTGATGACGACCGTCTGAGTGTCAGCCGGAAAGAACCGGCCGTCAATGACAACCAACAGGATGACGACCCCTTCCTGAAACGTCAGCCGCTGGCAAAAGGTATCCGCGTCAGCGACATCACCACGGACCAGCTCGGCACGATCAATACCGGGGAGGCCCTGATCAGCTACGGCCCCGGTGGCCGCTCGGCCCCCCTGCTGCTGCATCTGGTCGCGCCCGACGGCAGCTACTTCACCCTTCAGGCACTGCCGGTCAGCGGTTCAATCAAGGTCGCGTCAGGATATCAGGAGACGATCCAGTGA
- the gspF gene encoding type II secretion system inner membrane protein GspF produces MSTFQYSGFSSDGREARGALEAETLRAAREELRHRGILPTTITEQDAKAPAGILGLGRKAVSVASLALFTRRLSTLTAAAVPIHEALEALHRQEKTGELRAILSRLRSRLAEGSPLARAMASEPKVFGESYIAMVAAGEAGGALDKVLQRLADFLERQEEMRRSVSTALAYPGLMAVVGSGVMLFLLTFVVPKITGIFADTKATLPFLTVALLAVSNLVRSGWWLLLLLTVAALLTYRRLALKESFLQRRDRFLVSLPLVGGLLQTLALARFSRVLGLLLGSGVPLLHSLEITSEAVVNRAYRAVLHEAGRSLAEGGSLSATLERSELFPPVLTHLIAVGERSGALVDSLETAGSSFEREFEAATGRFMALLEPLLVLAMGLMVGLVVIAVLLPIFQLNELVK; encoded by the coding sequence ATGTCGACCTTCCAGTATAGCGGATTTTCGTCAGATGGCCGTGAAGCCAGGGGAGCTCTGGAGGCTGAAACCCTGCGGGCTGCCCGCGAGGAACTGCGTCACCGCGGGATCTTGCCGACGACCATCACCGAACAGGATGCCAAAGCCCCCGCAGGTATCCTGGGCTTAGGCCGCAAGGCGGTTTCTGTTGCCTCACTCGCCCTGTTCACCAGACGTCTCTCCACCCTTACGGCGGCGGCGGTGCCGATCCATGAAGCACTGGAAGCATTGCACCGCCAGGAGAAGACCGGGGAGTTGCGTGCCATCCTGTCGCGCCTGCGCAGCCGGCTGGCAGAAGGTTCACCACTTGCCCGTGCCATGGCATCGGAACCGAAGGTCTTTGGTGAAAGCTATATCGCCATGGTCGCCGCCGGCGAGGCCGGCGGAGCGCTCGACAAGGTGCTGCAGCGCCTGGCCGACTTTCTGGAACGGCAGGAGGAGATGCGCCGTTCAGTCAGTACCGCCCTGGCCTATCCGGGCCTGATGGCGGTGGTGGGCAGCGGCGTCATGCTCTTTCTGCTGACCTTTGTCGTTCCCAAGATCACCGGCATCTTCGCCGACACCAAGGCCACGCTGCCGTTTTTGACGGTGGCACTGCTGGCCGTCAGCAACCTGGTTCGCAGCGGCTGGTGGCTGCTGCTCTTGCTGACCGTTGCCGCCCTGCTGACCTACCGCCGGCTGGCCCTCAAGGAGTCCTTCCTGCAACGGCGCGACCGCTTTCTGGTGTCACTGCCGCTGGTGGGGGGGCTGCTGCAGACCCTGGCCCTGGCCCGCTTCTCACGGGTTCTGGGGCTTCTGCTGGGGAGCGGCGTGCCGCTTCTGCATTCCCTTGAAATCACCTCGGAGGCGGTGGTCAACCGGGCCTACCGCGCCGTCCTGCATGAGGCGGGGCGTTCACTGGCAGAAGGGGGCAGTCTCTCTGCCACACTTGAGCGTTCCGAGCTGTTCCCGCCGGTCCTGACCCACCTGATTGCAGTGGGGGAGCGCAGCGGTGCGCTGGTTGACAGCCTGGAAACGGCAGGAAGCAGTTTTGAACGGGAGTTTGAGGCGGCGACCGGGCGCTTTATGGCCCTGCTGGAACCGCTGCTGGTGCTGGCGATGGGCCTGATGGTGGGACTGGTGGTGATTGCCGTCCTGTTACCGATTTTCCAGCTGAACGAACTGGTTAAATAG